A stretch of the Streptosporangium sp. NBC_01755 genome encodes the following:
- a CDS encoding GNAT family N-acetyltransferase, which produces MNIVIVRPGDLGESEISRWRELQVADPSLDNPFLSVEFTLAMGRLRDYVRVAVIQDDGKIVGFFPYERHSFGIGKPLGGFLTTCHGLISVPGLDLDVRALLRACKLSVFDFDHLVPGQPTFAAYESDVRPAPVMDLSVGFETYIEQVKANSPKNLKTVRYKERKLGREQGEIRFEWDSSDLGTLRTLTNWKSDQYRRTGRVDRFAQPWIVQLLDEMHAERSESFAGVLTMVYAGDRPVAGHFGLRTATTLVGWFPAYDTEFARYSPGIMHHLHMAEHAAGSGLRQVDMGKGGREYKSWLKSGDLFVAEGRVSRPSPAAAVHWIGRTPVNKARTIVTDRPHLYRLADRVLKGFGRMRSPAQNQSSTPVVKEPWGVG; this is translated from the coding sequence GTGAACATCGTCATCGTTCGTCCGGGAGACCTCGGGGAATCCGAGATCTCGCGATGGCGGGAGTTGCAGGTAGCGGATCCGTCGCTGGACAACCCCTTTCTCTCCGTGGAGTTCACGCTCGCCATGGGGCGCCTGCGTGACTACGTCCGCGTCGCGGTGATACAGGACGATGGCAAGATCGTGGGATTCTTCCCCTACGAACGGCACAGCTTCGGGATCGGCAAGCCTCTCGGGGGCTTCCTGACCACCTGCCACGGACTGATCTCCGTCCCCGGCCTCGACCTGGACGTCCGTGCCCTGCTGCGCGCCTGCAAGCTCTCGGTCTTCGACTTCGACCACCTGGTCCCCGGCCAGCCGACGTTCGCGGCGTACGAGTCCGACGTGCGACCGGCGCCGGTGATGGACCTCAGCGTGGGTTTCGAGACCTACATCGAGCAGGTGAAGGCCAACTCGCCGAAGAACCTCAAGACCGTCCGTTACAAGGAGCGCAAGCTCGGCCGCGAGCAGGGCGAGATCCGCTTCGAGTGGGACTCGTCCGACCTTGGCACGCTCCGCACGCTCACCAACTGGAAGTCCGACCAGTACCGCAGGACGGGCCGCGTCGACCGCTTCGCCCAGCCGTGGATCGTCCAGCTGCTCGACGAGATGCACGCGGAGAGGTCCGAGAGTTTCGCGGGTGTCCTGACCATGGTCTACGCCGGAGACAGGCCGGTCGCCGGGCACTTCGGCCTCCGTACCGCGACGACCCTGGTCGGCTGGTTCCCCGCCTACGACACCGAGTTCGCGCGCTACTCTCCCGGCATCATGCACCACCTGCACATGGCCGAGCACGCCGCCGGCTCAGGGTTGCGGCAGGTCGACATGGGCAAGGGCGGGCGCGAGTACAAGAGCTGGCTGAAGAGCGGTGACCTCTTCGTCGCGGAGGGCCGCGTCTCACGTCCCTCCCCCGCGGCCGCCGTCCACTGGATCGGCCGCACCCCGGTCAACAAAGCACGAACGATCGTTACCGATCGCCCGCATCTGTACAGGCTTGCTGACCGTGTGCTGAAGGGGTTCGGCCGTATGCGCTCCCCCGCGCAGAACCAATCAAGCACCCCGGTCGTCAAGGAACCATGGGGAGTGGGTTAG
- a CDS encoding glycosyltransferase family 2 protein, protein MSPEVAKHYNNKPPLRAVPPIERFTPITPNMAISPTVSVVVPAMNEAENLPHVFATLPQWIDEIVLVDGNSVDDTIAVARKLRPNIRVVRQTGKGKGNALSAGFAACTGDIIVMIDADGSTDGREIIQFVGALVTGADFVKGSRYASGGGSDDLTFIRKFGNKTLTALVNRMYGTSYSDLCYGYNAFWARHLDVLNLDCDGFEIETLMNVRAAKAGLKVHEVPSHERCRIHGESNLHAVRDGIRVLKTIIREWRSSPAPVVHEPAAASRAADQGAA, encoded by the coding sequence ATGAGTCCCGAAGTCGCCAAGCACTACAACAACAAGCCGCCCCTGAGGGCGGTGCCGCCCATCGAGCGGTTCACCCCCATCACCCCCAACATGGCGATCTCCCCGACCGTCAGCGTCGTCGTACCGGCCATGAACGAGGCGGAGAACCTTCCGCACGTCTTCGCGACGCTGCCGCAGTGGATCGACGAGATCGTCCTGGTGGACGGCAACTCGGTGGACGACACCATCGCCGTGGCCAGGAAGCTGCGCCCCAACATCCGCGTGGTCCGCCAGACCGGCAAGGGCAAGGGGAACGCGCTCTCGGCCGGATTCGCCGCCTGCACCGGCGACATCATCGTGATGATCGACGCCGACGGGTCCACGGACGGCCGCGAGATCATCCAGTTCGTGGGCGCGCTGGTCACCGGGGCCGACTTCGTCAAGGGCTCGCGCTACGCATCCGGCGGCGGCAGCGACGACCTGACGTTCATCCGCAAGTTCGGCAACAAGACGCTGACCGCGCTGGTCAACAGGATGTACGGGACCAGCTACAGCGACCTGTGCTACGGCTACAACGCCTTCTGGGCCCGCCACCTGGACGTCCTCAACCTCGACTGCGACGGCTTCGAGATCGAGACCCTGATGAACGTCCGCGCCGCCAAGGCCGGGCTCAAGGTTCACGAGGTTCCCAGCCACGAGCGCTGCCGCATCCACGGCGAGAGCAACCTGCACGCCGTCCGCGACGGCATCCGGGTGCTGAAGACCATCATCCGCGAGTGGCGGAGCAGCCCCGCTCCCGTCGTTCACGAGCCGGCGGCCGCCTCCCGCGCGGCGGACCAGGGCGCCGCGTAG
- a CDS encoding glycosyltransferase family 2 protein codes for MRSSVVICVYTEERWEDIRAAVESVENQSHRPHEIILVVDYNPDLHLKLKKEYPGAIVVENAQEKGLSGGKNTGAATASGDIVAYLDDDAVAEPGWLEALEEGFQDPTIVGVGGLTRPLWGTGHRPGWYPHEFDWTVGCSYRGMPTERARIRNVMGGNAAFRREVVGGVGGFHTGIGRSVQGRKPRPLGCEETEFCIRLSQRMPGSGMLFEPAAVIGHKVPAVRATFAYFRSRCYAEGLSKALVTQSVGAGDGLSSERAHVLKALPLGALRGVGEALRGDLSGLGRAGAIVVGLAWTAWGYVIGSLRLKRVRS; via the coding sequence ATGAGAAGCAGTGTCGTCATCTGCGTCTACACCGAGGAACGCTGGGAGGACATCCGAGCAGCCGTCGAGTCGGTCGAGAACCAGAGCCACCGGCCGCACGAGATCATCCTGGTCGTCGACTACAACCCGGACCTCCATCTGAAGCTGAAGAAGGAGTACCCCGGCGCGATCGTGGTGGAGAACGCTCAGGAGAAGGGGTTGTCCGGTGGCAAGAACACCGGTGCGGCGACCGCCTCCGGCGACATCGTGGCGTACCTGGACGACGACGCCGTCGCGGAGCCTGGCTGGCTGGAAGCACTGGAGGAGGGCTTCCAGGACCCGACCATCGTGGGGGTGGGCGGGCTGACCAGGCCGCTGTGGGGCACCGGGCACCGGCCCGGCTGGTATCCCCACGAGTTCGACTGGACCGTGGGCTGCAGCTATCGCGGCATGCCCACGGAGCGGGCGCGGATCCGCAACGTCATGGGCGGCAACGCGGCCTTCCGCAGGGAGGTCGTGGGCGGTGTCGGCGGGTTCCACACCGGCATCGGGCGCAGCGTGCAGGGGCGCAAGCCACGCCCGCTGGGCTGTGAGGAGACCGAGTTCTGCATCCGGCTCTCGCAGCGGATGCCCGGTTCGGGGATGCTGTTCGAACCGGCCGCGGTGATCGGCCACAAGGTGCCGGCCGTGCGCGCCACCTTCGCCTACTTCCGCTCGCGGTGTTACGCGGAGGGCCTGTCCAAGGCGCTGGTCACCCAGAGCGTGGGGGCGGGCGACGGGCTGTCGAGCGAGCGGGCGCACGTGCTGAAGGCGCTGCCGCTGGGCGCGTTGCGCGGGGTCGGCGAGGCGCTGCGGGGTGATCTGTCCGGCCTGGGCAGGGCAGGTGCGATCGTCGTCGGTCTCGCCTGGACCGCCTGGGGTTACGTCATCGGTTCCCTTCGACTGAAGCGGGTGCGTTCATGA
- a CDS encoding polysaccharide deacetylase family protein, which yields MIRVPILMYHSVSDRPNAETKPLAVRPSAFAEQLAYLKENRFTPLTVADLVASLHKNNGRSIPERPVVVTFDDGYADFHSEALPLLERYDFPATVFLTSGWVSDAGKDAAGRPLDTMLSWSQACEAASCGIEIGGHSHSHPQLDQLSDDELRQELRRNKALLEDKIGSLVSTMAYPYGYSSARVRREVRRAGYWAACAVSNAIAADRHDVLALPRLTIAEGTSMRMFSRAVEGNQVPLIYMKERMLTKGYAVVRRTRYGLRRVRGQV from the coding sequence ATGATCCGCGTACCGATCCTGATGTACCACTCGGTCTCCGACCGGCCCAACGCCGAGACGAAGCCGCTGGCGGTACGCCCCTCGGCCTTCGCCGAGCAACTGGCCTACCTGAAGGAGAACCGGTTCACGCCGCTGACGGTGGCCGACCTGGTCGCCTCGCTGCACAAGAACAACGGCCGCTCCATCCCGGAGCGGCCGGTGGTGGTGACCTTCGACGACGGGTACGCCGACTTCCACAGCGAGGCGCTGCCCCTGCTTGAGCGCTACGACTTCCCCGCGACCGTCTTTCTGACCAGCGGGTGGGTCAGCGACGCGGGCAAGGACGCGGCGGGCAGGCCACTGGACACGATGCTGTCGTGGAGCCAGGCGTGTGAGGCGGCCTCGTGCGGCATCGAGATCGGCGGCCACAGCCACAGCCATCCGCAGCTGGACCAGCTTTCGGATGACGAGCTCCGTCAGGAGTTGCGGCGCAACAAGGCCCTGCTCGAAGACAAGATCGGCTCCCTGGTCTCGACGATGGCCTACCCGTACGGCTACTCCAGCGCGCGGGTGCGGCGCGAGGTCCGGCGGGCCGGCTACTGGGCCGCCTGCGCGGTGAGCAACGCCATCGCCGCCGACCGGCACGACGTGCTCGCGCTGCCGCGCCTGACCATCGCCGAGGGCACGTCGATGAGAATGTTCAGCCGGGCCGTCGAGGGAAACCAGGTCCCGCTGATCTACATGAAAGAACGGATGCTGACGAAGGGCTACGCTGTCGTCAGGCGCACGAGATATGGTCTGCGCCGGGTGCGCGGCCAGGTGTGA